Proteins encoded within one genomic window of Hermetia illucens chromosome 2, iHerIll2.2.curated.20191125, whole genome shotgun sequence:
- the LOC119647663 gene encoding uncharacterized protein LOC119647663, with protein MSDRLLQGLHQNLSVPTIDYSNLWNAPEHINPCEHDNVVLENFTRHFLLIAIIDGVTARNALLEKIFTLTYRNRMAKVIFFLAENAKMTTTAVRGLIRKCSDSFVVDVVFFQNQDQPLMFTYHPFNNLQIIKLENVSDFFANRLMNLNKHPLKLIKFNSPPKTILPRDGEQVLGYFGHLITSYLQKRNATVEIIPRVEEVSIYKEVIDYFASRELDMTFGAMPMFYRNIGEMSYPVIFEKYCVMVPAPKVVPVYRNFLQPFEDNVWIAVICGAAYMTVVTYIVSAVVDGRKDISAALTTSICFIIARGEIGIYSNLNRRLLIIYLLFFILGFILSNMYCAFLTTFLTAPSYERELKTLDDIAAAGLKIVAECAEVSYLLRHDIYKKYHPLLIGLMPIDIVKVKRSLNNTNPAFNPIDNFEYLDDIQKYQNDIKFKITDMCPYDVYYGVAFKDESILVEDFNSHIFLAQQSGLLDYWKTNAFFEAVRSGYLHLKRGNKEFGPTQLTLIHLQISFYVVLSGWAISISAFFAEHLYNSLIKFKQN; from the coding sequence ATGTCCGACCGACTACTTCAAGGACTACATCAAAATTTATCAGTTCCAACCATAGACTACTCAAATTTGTGGAATGCACCCGAACACATTAACCCATGTGAGCACGATAATGTGGTTTTGGAAAACTTTACTCGCCATTTTTTATTGATTGCCATAATCGATGGAGTAACAGCAAGGAATGCTCTTCTAGAGAAGATTTTCACATTAACATACCGCAATCGTATGGCTAAGGTGATATTTTTTTTGGCTGAAAATGCAAAAATGACCACGACTGCTGTACGAGGACTTATCCGTAAATGCTCCGACTCGTTTGTTGTAGATGTCGTGttttttcaaaaccaagatcaaCCCTTGATGTTCACTTATCATCCCTTCAATAACCTTCAAATTATCAAATTAGAAAATGTTTCCGATTTTTTCgcgaatcgtttgatgaacctcAATAAGCACCCCCTCAAACTTATCAAGTTCAATTCACCACCGAAAACAATACTGCCCCGTGATGGGGAACAAGTTCTGGGATATTTTGGACATTTGATTACATCCTACCTCCAAAAGCGCAATGCAACTGTTGAAATTATACCTAGAGTAGAAGAAGTATCTATATATAAGGAGGTTATCGATTACTTTGCATCGAGGGAACTAGATATGACGTTTGGAGCTATGCCAATGTTTTATCGTAACATTGGAGAAATGTCGTATCCAGTTATATTCGAGAAGTACTGCGTGATGGTTCCAGCTCCTAAAGTTGTCCCAGTTTATCGAAATTTCCTACAACCATTTGAAGATAACGTCTGGATTGCGGTTATTTGTGGAGCAGCTTATATGACTGTTGTGACCTATATCGTCAGTGCTGTCGTCGACGGTAGAAAAGATATATCTGCGGCACTTACCACTTCCATTTGTTTTATCATCGCTAGGGGCGAAATTGGCATTTATTCTAATTTAAACCGCAGACTCCTCATCATATATCTACTCTTTTTCATATTGGGATTCATCCTGTCAAACATGTACTGCGCTTTCCTCACGACATTTTTAACCGCTCCTTCGTATGAACGCGAACTTAAAACGCTCGACGACATAGCTGCCGCGGGTTTGAAGATTGTAGCAGAATGCGCAGAAGTAAGTTACCTATTAAGGCATGATATCTATAAGAAATATCACCCGCTACTAATCGGACTAATGCCCATAGACATTGTGAAAGTGAAAAGAAGTCTGAACAATACAAATCCCGCTTTCAATCCCATTGACAACTTCGAATATTTGGACGACAtccaaaaatatcaaaacgatattaaattcaaaatcaCAGATATGTGCCCTTACGACGTGTATTATGGTGTTGCTTTTAAAGATGAATCAATCTTAGTTGAGGACTTCAACAGTCACATTTTTCTAGCGCAACAATCAGGACTGTTGGACTATTGGAAAACAAATGCATTCTTTGAAGCGGTACGATCAGGATATCTACATCTGAAAAGAGGAAATAAGGAATTCGGACCAACACAACTAACACTGATACATTTGCAAATTTCTTTTTACGTAGTACTTTCTGGTTGGGCTATTTCAATTTCAGCTTTCTTTGCTGAACATTTATATAATTCTCTTATTAAGTTCAAGCAAAACTAG